One stretch of Paenibacillus sp. FSL R5-0341 DNA includes these proteins:
- the ugpC gene encoding sn-glycerol-3-phosphate ABC transporter ATP-binding protein UgpC translates to MAGVRLEHIFKKYPGSDKATVVDINLDIKDKEFLVLVGPSGCGKSTTLRMIAGLEEISEGKLYIGDRVVNDVAPKDRDIAMVFQSYALYPHMSVYQNMAFGLKLRKVKKDEIDKRVREAAKILDIEHLLERKPKALSGGQRQRVALGRAIVRDPQVFLMDEPLSNLDAKLRGQMRAEITKLAKRLETTVIYVTHDQIEAMTMGDRIVVMKDGIIQQAASPEELYNLPANLFVAGFIGSPTMNFISGKLAEQGANLHFVAPGVDVEIPQGKAQVLKSRGYIGKEVILGVRPEDIHEEPVFLEASPNSVFSTHVDVTENLGHEMLLYLSGVGNDTTIARVDGRSNTRDGSTVKMAIDMNKVHIFDKETEVNVLLQD, encoded by the coding sequence ATGGCTGGAGTACGTTTAGAGCATATTTTCAAAAAATACCCGGGTTCTGATAAAGCAACTGTAGTTGACATTAACCTGGACATTAAAGATAAAGAATTTCTGGTATTGGTAGGCCCGTCCGGTTGTGGTAAATCAACAACACTGCGTATGATCGCAGGCCTTGAGGAAATTTCTGAAGGTAAACTCTATATCGGTGACCGTGTCGTTAATGATGTTGCACCTAAAGACCGCGATATCGCGATGGTTTTCCAATCCTATGCCTTGTATCCGCATATGAGCGTATATCAAAACATGGCGTTTGGTTTGAAATTGCGTAAGGTTAAAAAAGATGAGATCGACAAACGTGTACGTGAAGCAGCTAAAATCCTGGATATCGAGCATTTGCTTGAGCGTAAACCTAAGGCATTGTCCGGTGGTCAACGTCAGCGTGTCGCTTTGGGACGTGCGATTGTCCGTGATCCACAAGTGTTCTTGATGGATGAGCCTCTCTCCAACTTGGATGCCAAACTGCGTGGTCAAATGCGTGCGGAGATCACTAAACTTGCGAAACGTTTGGAAACAACTGTTATCTACGTAACGCATGACCAGATCGAAGCGATGACGATGGGTGATCGGATCGTTGTTATGAAGGATGGTATCATCCAACAAGCAGCTTCTCCGGAAGAGTTGTATAACCTGCCGGCTAACCTGTTCGTAGCTGGTTTCATCGGTTCCCCGACAATGAACTTTATCTCGGGTAAACTGGCTGAGCAAGGTGCTAACTTGCACTTCGTAGCTCCAGGCGTGGACGTTGAAATCCCGCAAGGTAAAGCACAAGTGTTGAAATCTAGAGGATACATTGGCAAAGAAGTCATTCTGGGTGTTCGTCCAGAAGACATTCACGAAGAGCCAGTATTCCTGGAAGCATCCCCGAACTCTGTATTCTCTACACACGTAGATGTTACAGAGAACCTGGGTCACGAAATGCTCCTCTACTTGAGCGGTGTTGGTAACGATACAACGATCGCACGTGTAGACGGACGTTCTAACACTCGTGATGGTTCCACAGTTAAAATGGCCATCGACATGAACAAGGTTCATATCTTTGACAAAGAGACTGAAGTGAACGTACTTCTTCAAGACTAA
- the hprK gene encoding HPr(Ser) kinase/phosphatase, translated as MAKKVKVSELVQQFQLEVVSGSHGLKRVITVDDLNRPGLEMAGYFEYHPQERVQLLGRTELAFFAMLPEQERRDRMQRLCTEETPCIVVTRGLEVPQELIDISEEQNLAVLRSNMATTILSSRITGFLEKKLAPTATIHGVLCDVYGVGMLITGSSGIGKSETALELVKRGHRLIADDAVEIRQTSDFQLHGTAPELIRHLLEIRGVGIINVMTLFGAGAVRNNKRITLVVRLEAWQQDKQYDRLGLDEETTRIIDTDVPLVTIPVRPGRNLAVIIEVAGMNYRLKQMGLNAALQFTNKLTATISEDMEDMD; from the coding sequence ATGGCGAAAAAAGTGAAAGTATCCGAATTGGTGCAGCAGTTTCAGTTAGAGGTTGTTTCTGGATCTCACGGACTGAAAAGAGTCATTACGGTAGATGATCTGAACCGTCCTGGTCTGGAAATGGCCGGTTATTTTGAATACCATCCACAAGAACGGGTACAGCTACTTGGAAGAACGGAGTTAGCCTTTTTTGCAATGTTGCCCGAGCAAGAGCGGCGCGATCGTATGCAACGTCTTTGTACGGAAGAGACGCCTTGTATCGTTGTCACGCGTGGACTGGAGGTTCCGCAAGAGCTGATTGATATCAGTGAAGAGCAGAATCTGGCTGTACTTCGCAGCAACATGGCGACAACGATTCTATCCAGCCGGATTACCGGTTTCCTGGAGAAGAAACTGGCACCTACAGCAACCATTCACGGTGTACTTTGTGATGTCTATGGCGTAGGTATGCTGATCACGGGTAGTAGCGGTATTGGTAAGAGTGAAACAGCACTTGAACTGGTTAAACGTGGACACCGACTAATTGCCGATGATGCGGTAGAGATCCGTCAAACGTCAGATTTTCAGCTCCACGGTACTGCACCTGAATTGATCCGCCACTTGCTCGAAATTCGAGGTGTCGGTATTATCAACGTCATGACATTGTTCGGAGCCGGTGCGGTTCGGAATAACAAACGGATTACCTTGGTTGTACGTCTGGAAGCATGGCAGCAGGATAAACAATATGATCGTCTGGGTCTGGATGAAGAGACTACACGCATCATTGATACCGATGTGCCTCTCGTTACGATTCCTGTTCGTCCGGGACGGAACTTGGCCGTTATTATTGAAGTGGCTGGCATGAACTATCGCCTAAAACAGATGGGTCTGAATGCTGCACTGCAATTCACGAACAAGCTGACAGCAACCATCTCGGAAGATATGGAAGACATGGATTAA
- a CDS encoding pro-sigmaK processing inhibitor BofA family protein, which yields MKSIILGSVLVISLLGLIVILFRKRIGLSFFTSFGIHLVLAAVGIYIVNYSGWLTGTYIPLNPATIGTVTVLGLPGVGLLLGLKISLFG from the coding sequence GTGAAGAGTATCATATTGGGAAGTGTATTGGTTATATCATTACTGGGGCTTATCGTTATTTTATTCAGAAAGCGGATAGGTTTATCGTTTTTCACATCGTTTGGAATTCATCTGGTGTTGGCAGCAGTAGGTATATATATCGTCAATTATTCCGGCTGGTTAACTGGAACCTATATCCCTCTGAACCCTGCAACCATAGGAACTGTAACTGTTTTGGGATTGCCGGGTGTGGGGCTATTATTGGGATTGAAAATTTCTTTGTTTGGATAG
- a CDS encoding DUF2508 family protein, with amino-acid sequence MLKDLEADQIYADIQTAKQEWERAMRQFEEAQGQDEIDYAIYVLEAAERKYQIHLKRAKRARANDEVETQRGISM; translated from the coding sequence ATGTTGAAGGATCTTGAGGCGGACCAGATCTATGCAGATATTCAGACGGCAAAGCAGGAATGGGAACGGGCTATGAGACAGTTCGAAGAAGCGCAGGGGCAAGATGAGATTGATTATGCCATCTATGTATTGGAGGCGGCCGAGCGGAAGTATCAGATCCATTTAAAGAGAGCCAAACGTGCCAGAGCTAATGATGAGGTTGAAACACAGCGAGGGATTAGTATGTAG
- a CDS encoding helix-turn-helix domain-containing protein → MQSGDVHYMKLIPDLKQQIEVIIGTTLDEYEITIQEWTQSVVKLVGLHGNSEIFGNEGEIQGLSDHSISQSTLSDVISLNTGERIFFKVRMNEKEETVVCWGCVARSITVETRRFIELLIRTNTGLADETQPVVYENDREQYLTELGLWLKEQIKQPTKQESESVPDRFVVAAGLNAEKILFLLQGDTPDAHRLRSKELNKLLESYFGEEIVLIPLGEQEWIFMGDKEIVTEEAEEDTTEAKKDSLNAFCLGLHELVASEWAGVFHLSASLPCIPAQQLVSVTALLKESVQLGRAFHVTQHIHLPWEMHLERLVASIPDEQRIRFIQETGKDTLIFNDSETLATLETFFSLDCNVSETAKRLFIHRNTLVYRLDKIKQEIGYDVRHFESAVLVQFLLLMYKVTKKH, encoded by the coding sequence ATGCAGAGTGGTGACGTTCATTATATGAAGCTCATACCTGATCTAAAACAGCAAATTGAAGTCATTATAGGCACAACTTTGGACGAATATGAAATCACAATACAAGAATGGACGCAATCCGTAGTAAAACTGGTTGGTCTTCATGGGAATTCAGAGATCTTTGGTAATGAAGGTGAGATTCAGGGGTTATCTGATCACTCTATATCCCAAAGTACATTATCCGATGTGATCAGTTTGAACACGGGAGAGCGCATCTTTTTTAAGGTTCGGATGAATGAGAAAGAAGAGACTGTCGTGTGTTGGGGATGCGTAGCCAGATCTATTACTGTGGAAACACGGCGGTTTATTGAGCTTTTGATCCGTACTAACACGGGACTAGCTGACGAGACACAGCCTGTTGTATATGAGAATGATAGAGAGCAGTATCTGACTGAACTGGGTCTCTGGCTTAAAGAGCAGATCAAACAACCAACCAAGCAGGAATCTGAAAGTGTTCCTGATCGCTTTGTGGTGGCTGCAGGATTGAATGCTGAGAAGATTCTGTTCTTGCTACAAGGGGATACACCTGATGCACATCGTTTACGATCCAAGGAACTGAACAAGTTGCTTGAGAGTTACTTTGGCGAGGAGATTGTATTGATTCCTTTAGGAGAGCAAGAGTGGATTTTTATGGGTGATAAAGAGATTGTTACAGAAGAAGCCGAGGAAGATACAACGGAAGCCAAAAAAGATTCACTAAACGCATTTTGTCTGGGACTACATGAATTGGTCGCGAGTGAGTGGGCAGGTGTATTCCATCTCTCTGCATCCCTGCCATGCATTCCTGCACAACAACTAGTATCGGTCACTGCTCTTCTTAAAGAAAGTGTTCAATTGGGCAGAGCATTCCATGTTACGCAGCACATTCATCTCCCATGGGAGATGCATCTGGAACGTTTGGTAGCGAGCATTCCAGATGAACAACGTATACGCTTTATACAGGAAACAGGCAAGGACACGTTAATCTTCAATGATAGTGAGACGCTTGCTACGCTGGAGACCTTTTTTAGCCTGGACTGTAATGTTAGTGAGACAGCCAAACGACTTTTCATTCATCGAAATACGCTGGTGTACCGTCTGGACAAGATCAAACAAGAGATTGGTTATGATGTAAGGCACTTCGAAAGTGCCGTTCTAGTGCAGTTTTTACTGCTTATGTACAAAGTGACGAAAAAGCATTGA